The following are from one region of the Anguilla rostrata isolate EN2019 chromosome 7, ASM1855537v3, whole genome shotgun sequence genome:
- the hacd4 gene encoding very-long-chain (3R)-3-hydroxyacyl-CoA dehydratase 4 isoform X3: MVRCSIQLAYLFLYNLLQFCGHTWIFANMMARFLSFGEDALADTFYSVGVVVSLCQLMSVLELFHIADEIEKAGLLPRFIQVMERNFVLFVVIISQEEVQSKSIVCIQFFLWNTLDLLRYPHGLLALFSTPSFSMLWVRHTLWIPLYPLSVIAEVMHWAHMHSTIKPLEFGSTLRRSANENKGREEMLSARTTP; the protein is encoded by the exons ATGGTCAG GTGCAGTATCCAACTTGCCTATCTTTTCCTGTATAACCTACTACAGTTCTGTGGGCACACTTGGATATTTGCAAACATGATGGCCCGGTTCCTTTCATTCGGGGAAG ATGCCTTGGCTGACACCTTTTACTCGGTGGGCGTTGTGGTGAGCCTGTGCCAGCTAATGTCAGTACTAGAGCTGTTCCACATTGCGGATGAAATTGAGAAAGCAGGGCTCCTACCACGGTTTATACAA GTAATGGAgaggaattttgttttgtttgtggtgaTCATTAGCCAAGAGGAAGTTCAAAGTAAATCTATAGTGTGCATACAGTTTTTCCTGTGGAACACTCTAGACCTTTTAAG GTACCCTCATGGACTCCTGGCACTCTTCAGCACCCCTTCCTTTAGCATGCTGTGGGTACGCCATACCCTGTGGATCCCGCTCTACCCCCTCTCTGTGATTGCAGAAG TAATGCACTGGGCCCACATGCATTCCACAATAAAGCCCCTGGAATTCGGTTCTACATTAAGAAGAAGCGCTAATGAAAACAAGGGGAGAGAAGAGATGCTTTCAGCCAGAACGACTCCTTAA